A portion of the Bdellovibrio bacteriovorus genome contains these proteins:
- a CDS encoding CC0125/CC1285 family lipoprotein — protein MIRIILSQALLCAGLIACATKPTPYQSTGFANPEGYSEEMQAPRVYRVSFTGIGFSTAEMVEKLLHRRCAEITVREGYDWFTYYAKGRNDYVRTHQKTVPSMYGTIHLHKGEVGEDGFLANAILAEPLPEGVQEKK, from the coding sequence ATGATCAGAATCATTCTGTCCCAAGCACTTTTGTGTGCGGGACTTATTGCATGCGCGACAAAACCCACCCCTTATCAATCCACGGGCTTTGCTAATCCCGAAGGCTACAGCGAAGAAATGCAGGCCCCGCGTGTATATCGTGTTTCATTTACGGGCATCGGTTTTTCGACTGCAGAAATGGTGGAAAAACTTTTGCATCGTCGTTGCGCCGAAATCACCGTGCGTGAGGGTTATGATTGGTTCACCTATTATGCCAAAGGCCGCAATGATTATGTGCGTACTCATCAAAAAACAGTGCCATCAATGTATGGAACCATCCACTTGCATAAAGGCGAGGTGGGTGAAGATGGCTTCCTGGCGAATGCGATATTAGCGGAACCGTTGCCTGAGGGCGTTCAAGAAAAAAAATGA
- a CDS encoding response regulator transcription factor: protein MRSLCVIVEDQVKVAESLKKLVETGFPQLQTVVLKDVRETTEFFHLRQHLVEKPKIQFALIDLGLPDGSGVDLIRLISEKEPDARCVVITIYNDDHFLFEALKAGAFGYILKDDDQATIESLLRRIEADEPPLSPAIARRLLTHFQKPSVEAEASDLSPREKETLVLLSKGMTVAVAAQTLGLSPQTVAGYVKIIYQKLHVSSRAEAVREAVRRGLV from the coding sequence ATGAGATCTCTTTGTGTTATCGTCGAAGATCAAGTTAAAGTGGCCGAGTCGCTAAAAAAACTAGTTGAAACTGGGTTTCCGCAATTGCAGACGGTGGTACTTAAAGACGTCCGTGAGACCACTGAATTTTTTCATTTACGCCAGCACCTCGTAGAAAAGCCCAAAATTCAGTTTGCTCTGATAGATTTAGGTCTTCCAGACGGATCAGGTGTAGATCTGATTCGTCTGATTTCAGAAAAAGAGCCTGACGCTCGATGCGTCGTCATCACCATCTACAACGATGATCATTTTCTTTTTGAGGCGCTCAAAGCCGGCGCCTTTGGGTACATTCTGAAAGATGATGATCAAGCCACCATTGAGAGTTTGCTTCGCCGTATTGAAGCTGATGAACCACCTCTATCACCAGCCATTGCGCGAAGATTGCTAACTCACTTTCAAAAACCATCCGTCGAAGCCGAGGCTTCAGATTTAAGCCCTCGCGAAAAGGAAACCCTGGTTTTACTCTCTAAAGGCATGACGGTCGCCGTAGCCGCGCAAACCTTAGGCTTAAGCCCCCAAACTGTCGCGGGTTATGTAAAGATCATCTATCAAAAACTGCATGTTTCTAGCCGCGCAGAGGCCGTTCGTGAAGCGGTCCGACGCGGGCTTGTTTAA
- a CDS encoding DUF2802 domain-containing protein has protein sequence MSFWFLLQILVNLILLAGVVGLWIRLQRPPKDDPRLSKGLQLLQSKIAILEDLSDRTETQVNQLTSLLEQKVKDIQNKIQSADKQLARIDQSMEKSLEVAKIFQDRIPHEEILERQNTIKYVKAARMAHQGMGVEEIAAECPELSRGEIEFIAKVNRDQLMFCEESLPEWANTEIPEEEFSVSSLNEMGETKFSAPLQREGTDYSAVFEVPKTDQEALKKLGDAFKAACNEVKEQDEAAQQTANNVSALFSVTQNIAQNFLGEKPVAATPTAAPIAKTKPLNSNKEGVVRPVAFRRIDMTKDLE, from the coding sequence GTGAGCTTTTGGTTCTTATTACAAATTCTGGTGAATCTAATTCTTTTAGCGGGCGTGGTGGGGCTTTGGATACGCCTGCAAAGACCTCCCAAAGACGATCCGCGCTTAAGCAAAGGTTTACAGCTTCTGCAAAGCAAGATTGCGATCTTAGAAGACTTGTCGGATCGCACGGAAACCCAAGTCAATCAACTGACTTCGTTGTTAGAACAAAAAGTAAAAGACATCCAAAATAAAATCCAGTCCGCGGATAAGCAATTAGCGCGCATTGATCAAAGCATGGAAAAGAGCTTGGAAGTCGCGAAGATTTTCCAAGACCGTATTCCTCACGAGGAAATTTTAGAACGTCAGAACACCATTAAATATGTCAAGGCCGCTCGCATGGCTCATCAAGGGATGGGGGTTGAAGAAATCGCCGCCGAATGCCCAGAGCTTTCAAGAGGCGAGATCGAGTTTATCGCCAAGGTGAACCGTGATCAATTGATGTTCTGTGAGGAAAGCTTGCCGGAATGGGCCAATACTGAAATTCCAGAGGAAGAGTTTTCAGTGTCTTCACTCAACGAAATGGGAGAAACGAAATTCTCCGCCCCCTTACAGCGGGAAGGCACCGATTACAGTGCCGTGTTTGAAGTTCCAAAAACGGATCAAGAAGCTTTAAAAAAATTAGGCGATGCTTTTAAAGCGGCTTGCAATGAAGTGAAAGAGCAAGATGAAGCCGCTCAGCAGACGGCAAACAACGTTTCGGCCCTTTTTAGTGTGACGCAAAATATCGCGCAAAACTTTTTAGGGGAAAAGCCCGTGGCGGCTACGCCGACGGCAGCACCTATTGCAAAGACCAAACCTTTAAATTCAAATAAAGAGGGCGTGGTTCGTCCGGTAGCATTTCGTCGTATTGATATGACAAAGGATTTAGAATAA
- a CDS encoding DNA topoisomerase IB, translated as MSEKNRGEAKKIGLKYVTDKEPGYTRKRTRHGFDYFNSAGKKITAAKTLLRIESLVIPPAWEKVWICSSPSGHLQCTGYDIKKRKQYLYHPDWSSQRNETKFDKLIQFGKLLPRIRQRIKKDLAKKKFTKEKVLAGIVALMQSTRIRIGNDFYAETNDSYGLTTMRNRHVKVEGPRMHFRFRGKSGVLHEMDLKDSTLSRIVKHCQELPGQELFAYEDEEGKVHDIGSEDVNNYLKSITGDQITAKDFRTWSGTVKALEILIGDEDLPKDAKEYFKTREVSTIKDVAKHLGNTVAICRKYYVHPLIFSADKKGDLYKTACSVKSVRKGLSKEECILLKLLQQA; from the coding sequence ATGAGTGAGAAAAACCGCGGCGAAGCTAAAAAAATAGGTCTTAAATACGTCACTGATAAAGAGCCGGGCTATACTCGGAAACGCACGCGCCATGGTTTTGATTATTTCAACTCTGCAGGAAAAAAGATCACCGCCGCGAAAACTCTTTTAAGAATTGAATCGCTGGTTATTCCTCCGGCCTGGGAAAAGGTGTGGATTTGCAGCTCTCCTTCCGGTCATTTGCAATGCACTGGTTACGATATTAAAAAGCGCAAACAGTATTTATATCATCCCGACTGGAGTTCCCAGCGCAATGAAACTAAGTTCGATAAGCTGATTCAGTTCGGAAAATTACTTCCCCGCATTCGCCAGCGGATCAAAAAAGACTTGGCGAAAAAAAAGTTCACCAAAGAAAAAGTGTTAGCAGGAATTGTGGCCCTGATGCAATCCACGCGCATCCGCATCGGCAATGACTTTTACGCCGAAACCAACGATTCTTACGGACTGACAACCATGCGCAATCGCCATGTGAAAGTCGAAGGACCCCGCATGCATTTTCGCTTTCGTGGAAAAAGCGGCGTCTTACATGAAATGGATTTAAAGGACAGCACCTTAAGTCGTATCGTAAAGCATTGCCAAGAACTTCCCGGCCAAGAACTTTTCGCCTATGAAGATGAAGAAGGAAAAGTTCATGACATCGGTTCTGAAGATGTTAACAACTACTTAAAATCCATCACCGGCGATCAAATCACAGCCAAGGATTTTCGCACCTGGAGTGGCACGGTGAAGGCTTTAGAAATTCTGATCGGCGATGAGGATCTCCCCAAAGATGCCAAAGAATATTTTAAAACTCGTGAGGTCAGCACGATCAAAGACGTCGCGAAACACTTAGGTAATACCGTGGCGATTTGTCGCAAATATTATGTTCATCCGTTAATATTTAGTGCCGATAAAAAAGGCGATCTTTATAAAACCGCTTGTTCCGTGAAAAGTGTAAGAAAGGGCTTAAGCAAGGAAGAGTGCATCTTGCTCAAGCTTTTGCAGCAAGCTTAG